A stretch of the Streptomyces sp. NBC_01428 genome encodes the following:
- a CDS encoding M16 family metallopeptidase: MGHTATAEAGSGGLTATEHRLANGLRVVLSEDHLTPVAAVCLWYDVGSRHEVKGRTGLAHLFEHLMFQGSQQVHGNGHFELVQGAGGSLNGTTSFERTNYFETMPTHQLELALWLEADRMGSLLAALDDESMENQRDVVKNERRQRYDNVPYGTAFEKLTSLAYPEGHPYHHTPIGSMADLDAATLEDARAFFRTYYAPNNAVLSVVGDIDPEQTLAWVEKYFGSVLGHDGKPAPRDGSLPETIGEQLREVVEEEVPARALMAAYRLPEDGTRACDAADLALTVLGGGESSRLYNRLVRRDRTAVAAGFGLLRLAGAPSLGWLDVKTSGDVEVPVIEAAVDEELARFAEEGPTAEEMERAQAQLEREWLDRLGTVAGRADELCRYAVLFGDPQLALTAVQRVLEVTAEEVQEVAKARLRPDNRAVLVYEPTAPEATDAADDTDEEAAK; this comes from the coding sequence ATGGGTCACACGGCCACAGCTGAGGCAGGCTCCGGCGGCCTGACAGCGACCGAGCACCGCCTGGCCAACGGCCTGCGTGTGGTGCTCTCCGAGGACCATCTGACCCCGGTCGCGGCGGTGTGCCTCTGGTACGACGTCGGCTCGCGCCACGAGGTCAAGGGCCGGACCGGGCTCGCCCACCTCTTCGAGCACCTGATGTTCCAGGGCTCCCAGCAGGTCCACGGAAACGGGCACTTCGAACTCGTCCAGGGCGCCGGCGGCTCGCTCAACGGCACGACGAGTTTCGAGCGCACCAACTACTTCGAGACCATGCCCACCCACCAGCTGGAGCTCGCCCTCTGGCTGGAGGCCGACCGCATGGGCTCGCTGCTCGCCGCGCTGGACGACGAGTCCATGGAGAACCAGCGCGACGTCGTGAAGAACGAGCGCCGCCAGCGCTACGACAACGTCCCGTACGGCACCGCCTTCGAGAAGCTGACCTCGCTCGCGTACCCCGAGGGCCACCCGTACCACCACACCCCGATCGGGTCGATGGCGGACCTGGACGCGGCGACCCTGGAGGACGCCCGCGCGTTCTTCCGCACGTACTACGCGCCCAACAACGCGGTCCTGTCGGTCGTCGGCGACATCGACCCCGAGCAGACGCTCGCCTGGGTGGAGAAGTACTTCGGCTCCGTCCTCGGGCACGACGGCAAGCCCGCCCCGCGCGATGGCTCGCTGCCCGAGACCATCGGCGAGCAGCTGCGCGAGGTCGTCGAGGAGGAGGTCCCGGCGCGCGCCCTGATGGCCGCCTACCGCCTCCCGGAGGACGGCACGCGTGCGTGCGACGCGGCCGACCTCGCTCTCACCGTCCTCGGCGGCGGCGAGTCCTCCCGGCTCTACAACCGGCTCGTACGCCGTGACCGCACCGCCGTGGCCGCCGGCTTCGGCCTGCTGCGGCTCGCCGGAGCGCCCTCCCTGGGGTGGCTGGACGTGAAGACGTCCGGTGACGTCGAGGTCCCGGTCATCGAGGCCGCCGTCGACGAGGAGCTCGCCCGGTTCGCCGAGGAGGGCCCGACGGCCGAGGAGATGGAGCGCGCGCAGGCCCAGTTGGAGCGCGAGTGGCTGGACCGCCTCGGTACGGTCGCCGGCCGCGCGGACGAACTGTGCCGGTACGCCGTCCTGTTCGGTGACCCGCAGCTCGCCCTGACCGCCGTACAGCGCGTCCTCGAGGTCACCGCCGAGGAGGTCCAGGAGGTCGCGAAGGCCCGCCTGCGCCCCGACAACCGCGCCGTGCTCGTCTACGAGCCCACCGCCCCCGAAGCCACCGACGCCGCTGACGACACCGACGAGGAGGCGGCGAAGTGA
- a CDS encoding DNA gyrase/topoisomerase IV subunit A encodes MARRSTKTPPPDDSYEEKILDIDVVDEMQGSFLEYAYSVIYSRALPDARDGLKPVHRRIVYQMNEMGLRPDRGYVKCARVVGEVMGKLHPHGDASIYDALVRLAQPFSMRLPLVDGHGNFGSLGNDDPPAAMRYTECRMADATSLMTESIDEDTVDFSPNYDGQEQEPVALPAAFPNLLVNGSSGIAVGMATNMPPHNLGEVIAAARHLIRYPGADLETLMKHVPGPDLPTGGRIVGLSGIRDAYETGRGTFKIRATVAVEDVTARRKGLVVTELPFTVGPEKVIAKIKDLVGAKKLQGIADVKDLTDRAHGLRLVIEIKNGFVPEAVLEQLYKLTPMEESFGINNVALVDGQPLTLGLKELLEVYLDHRFTVVRRRSEFRRGKKRDRLHLVEGLLVALLDIDEVIRLIRSSDNSAQAKERLIEHFSLSEIQTQYILDTPLRRLTRFDRIELETERDRLMGEIDELTGILDSDTELRKLVSGELAAVAKKFGTDRRTVLLESAGSPAPTVSLQVADDPCRVLLSSTGLLARTANGDPFEQDPDGKRTKHDVIVSVVSATARGEIGVVTSLGRLLRLNVIDLPRLPETASAPNLSGGAPVSEFLSALEPNETVICLTTLDESSPGLAIGTEQGVVKRVVPDYPSNKEELEVITLKDGDRIVGAVELRTGEEDLVFIADDAQLLRYQAAQVRPQGRAAGGMAGIKLTDGAKVISFTAVDPAVDAVVFTVAGSRGTLDDSVQTTAKLTPFDQYPRKGRATGGVRCQRFLKGEDCLSVAWAGPTPGRAAQKNGTPVDLPEIDPRRDGSGISLGRTVSVVAGPV; translated from the coding sequence ATGGCCCGCCGCAGCACGAAGACCCCGCCGCCCGACGACTCGTACGAGGAGAAGATCCTCGACATCGACGTCGTGGACGAGATGCAGGGCTCCTTCCTCGAATACGCGTACTCGGTCATCTATTCGCGAGCCCTGCCGGATGCCCGCGACGGCCTCAAGCCGGTGCACCGCCGCATCGTGTACCAGATGAACGAGATGGGCCTGCGCCCCGATCGCGGCTATGTGAAGTGTGCCCGCGTCGTCGGCGAGGTCATGGGTAAGCTCCACCCGCACGGAGACGCGTCGATCTACGACGCCCTGGTGCGACTCGCGCAGCCCTTCTCGATGCGCCTGCCGCTGGTCGACGGCCACGGCAACTTCGGTTCGCTCGGCAACGACGACCCGCCGGCCGCCATGCGGTACACCGAGTGCCGGATGGCCGACGCGACGTCCCTGATGACCGAGTCCATCGACGAGGACACGGTCGACTTCTCGCCCAACTACGACGGCCAGGAGCAGGAGCCGGTGGCCCTGCCGGCCGCCTTCCCGAACCTCCTGGTCAACGGCTCGTCGGGCATCGCCGTCGGTATGGCCACCAACATGCCGCCGCACAACCTCGGCGAGGTCATCGCGGCCGCCCGGCACCTCATCCGGTACCCGGGGGCCGACCTCGAGACCCTGATGAAGCACGTCCCGGGCCCCGACCTGCCCACCGGCGGCCGGATCGTCGGCCTCTCCGGGATCAGGGACGCCTACGAGACGGGGCGCGGCACCTTCAAGATCCGCGCCACGGTGGCGGTGGAGGACGTCACGGCCCGCCGCAAGGGGCTCGTCGTCACCGAACTGCCCTTCACCGTCGGCCCGGAGAAGGTGATCGCCAAGATCAAGGATCTGGTCGGCGCGAAGAAGCTCCAGGGCATCGCCGACGTGAAGGACCTCACCGACCGTGCGCACGGGCTGCGCCTGGTCATCGAGATCAAGAACGGCTTCGTGCCGGAGGCGGTCCTCGAACAGCTCTACAAGCTGACGCCGATGGAGGAGTCCTTCGGCATCAACAACGTGGCCCTGGTGGACGGTCAGCCGCTCACCCTCGGCCTCAAGGAGCTGCTGGAGGTCTATCTTGACCACCGGTTCACCGTCGTCCGCCGTCGCAGTGAGTTCCGGCGGGGCAAGAAGCGCGACCGTCTGCACCTGGTCGAGGGCCTCCTCGTCGCTCTCCTCGACATCGACGAGGTCATCCGCCTCATCCGCTCCAGCGACAACTCGGCTCAGGCCAAGGAGCGCCTGATCGAGCACTTCTCCCTCTCCGAGATCCAGACGCAGTACATCCTGGACACGCCGCTGCGCCGTCTGACCCGGTTCGACCGCATCGAGCTGGAGACGGAGCGCGACCGCCTGATGGGCGAGATCGACGAGCTGACCGGCATCCTGGATTCGGACACTGAGCTGCGCAAGCTGGTCTCGGGCGAACTGGCCGCGGTGGCAAAGAAGTTCGGCACCGACCGGCGCACGGTGCTCCTGGAGTCCGCCGGCTCGCCGGCCCCGACCGTCTCGCTCCAGGTCGCCGACGACCCGTGCCGGGTGCTGCTGTCCTCGACGGGGCTGCTGGCCCGCACGGCGAACGGCGACCCCTTCGAGCAGGATCCGGACGGCAAGCGCACCAAGCACGACGTGATCGTCTCGGTGGTGTCGGCGACGGCGCGCGGCGAGATCGGTGTCGTCACGTCCCTGGGCCGCCTCCTGCGCCTGAACGTGATCGACCTGCCGCGGCTGCCGGAGACGGCGTCGGCGCCCAACCTCTCCGGAGGCGCTCCGGTCTCGGAGTTCCTGTCCGCCCTGGAGCCGAACGAGACGGTGATCTGCCTGACCACGCTCGACGAGTCGTCGCCGGGCCTGGCGATCGGCACGGAGCAGGGTGTCGTCAAGCGTGTGGTGCCCGACTACCCCTCGAACAAGGAGGAGTTGGAGGTCATCACCCTCAAGGACGGGGACCGGATCGTCGGCGCGGTGGAGTTGCGCACCGGCGAGGAGGACCTGGTCTTCATCGCGGACGACGCCCAGTTGCTGCGCTATCAGGCCGCGCAGGTCCGCCCGCAGGGGCGTGCGGCGGGCGGCATGGCGGGCATCAAGCTGACCGACGGCGCGAAGGTGATCTCCTTCACGGCCGTCGACCCGGCGGTGGACGCGGTGGTGTTCACGGTGGCCGGCTCGCGGGGGACGCTGGACGACTCCGTCCAGACCACGGCCAAGCTGACCCCGTTCGACCAGTACCCCCGCAAGGGACGCGCGACGGGCGGCGTGCGCTGCCAGCGCTTCCTGAAGGGCGAGGACTGCCTGTCCGTGGCCTGGGCGGGCCCGACGCCGGGACGCGCGGCGCAGAAGAACGGCACGCCCGTCGACCTGCCGGAGATCGACCCGCGCCGTGACGGCTCGGGCATCTCGCTGGGGCGGACGGTGTCGGTGGTGGCGGGCCCGGTGTAG
- a CDS encoding CobW family GTP-binding protein yields the protein MSQSSPRQIPVIVLAGFLGSGKTTLLNHLLHRSGGSRIGAVVNDFGAIEIDAMAVAGALGDSTVSLGNGCLCCAVDVSELDQYLDRLAQPSARIDVIVIEASGLAEPQELVRMVLASEHPGIVYGGLVEVVDAAEFDGTREKHPEIDRHLALADLVVVNKIDRAEDGERVLRVVRELADRAAVVPATYGRVDPEFLFDCRPSEERVGQLSFDDLHDRENDGRDVQGRHREGVHAGHLHSAYTSLSFASDVPMDPRRLMAFLDSRPEGLYRIKGYVDFGVQDTRNRYAVHAVGRFLRFYPEPWAEADRRLTQLVLIGSGIDTAALDKELEGCTEDASHADEHSMWGVLRYVREPDSES from the coding sequence TTGAGTCAGTCGAGCCCGCGGCAGATCCCGGTCATCGTCCTCGCAGGCTTCCTGGGCTCCGGTAAGACCACGCTGCTCAACCACCTCCTGCACCGCAGCGGCGGCAGCCGTATCGGAGCGGTCGTCAACGACTTCGGGGCGATCGAGATCGACGCGATGGCGGTGGCCGGAGCACTCGGCGACTCCACCGTCTCGCTCGGCAACGGATGCCTGTGCTGTGCCGTCGACGTCAGTGAACTTGATCAATATCTTGACCGGCTCGCTCAACCCTCCGCCCGGATCGACGTCATCGTCATCGAGGCGAGCGGTCTCGCCGAACCCCAGGAACTCGTCCGCATGGTGCTGGCCAGCGAGCACCCGGGCATCGTCTACGGGGGACTCGTCGAGGTCGTCGACGCCGCCGAGTTCGACGGGACGCGCGAGAAGCATCCCGAGATCGACCGGCACCTCGCCCTCGCCGACCTCGTCGTCGTGAACAAGATCGACCGGGCCGAGGACGGGGAGCGGGTGCTGCGCGTCGTCCGTGAACTGGCCGACCGCGCGGCGGTCGTACCGGCCACCTACGGCCGCGTGGACCCGGAGTTCCTCTTCGACTGCAGGCCGAGCGAGGAGCGCGTCGGGCAGCTTTCCTTCGACGATCTCCACGACCGGGAGAACGACGGCCGAGACGTGCAGGGCCGCCACCGGGAGGGCGTGCACGCAGGCCACCTGCACAGCGCCTACACGTCCCTCTCGTTCGCCTCCGACGTCCCCATGGACCCGCGGCGCCTGATGGCCTTCCTCGACAGCAGGCCCGAGGGGCTCTACCGGATCAAGGGGTACGTCGACTTCGGCGTCCAGGACACCCGCAACCGGTACGCCGTGCACGCCGTCGGGCGGTTCCTGCGGTTCTACCCCGAGCCCTGGGCCGAGGCGGACCGGCGGCTGACCCAGCTCGTGCTCATCGGGTCCGGCATCGACACGGCGGCTCTCGACAAGGAGCTGGAGGGCTGCACGGAAGACGCCTCGCACGCCGACGAACACAGCATGTGGGGCGTCCTCCGCTACGTGCGGGAACCCGACTCCGAGAGCTGA
- a CDS encoding DUF6082 family protein, whose amino-acid sequence MATQSSALRRFGSAARAGIGTAAHAVRERGARHRRRAVLTEQHRLHFDLLCKAMDDPALAAVLNTYETEIGPEKQRQYLFANALYVNALYFHRIGALNRAELRGHFRIICQNPIFREYWAATEHHRKSLPDASDEAQLGRLMDTLIQDQADADADEWWVIGEPDDE is encoded by the coding sequence ATGGCCACACAGAGTTCCGCGCTACGGAGGTTCGGCTCGGCCGCCAGGGCCGGGATCGGTACCGCGGCCCACGCCGTGAGGGAACGCGGCGCGCGGCATCGCAGGCGAGCCGTGCTCACCGAGCAGCACCGCCTCCACTTCGACCTGTTGTGCAAGGCCATGGACGATCCCGCCCTCGCCGCTGTCCTCAACACGTACGAGACCGAGATCGGCCCCGAGAAGCAGCGCCAGTACCTCTTCGCGAACGCGCTCTACGTCAACGCCCTGTACTTCCACCGGATCGGGGCACTGAACCGGGCGGAGCTCCGGGGCCACTTCCGCATCATCTGCCAGAACCCGATCTTCCGGGAGTACTGGGCGGCGACGGAACATCACCGCAAGAGCCTGCCGGACGCTTCGGACGAGGCTCAGCTGGGCCGACTGATGGACACGCTGATCCAGGATCAGGCGGACGCCGACGCCGACGAATGGTGGGTGATCGGGGAGCCGGACGACGAGTGA
- a CDS encoding citrate synthase/methylcitrate synthase, translating to MPINRTASTSVDVPRGLAGVVVTDTELGDVRGLEGFYHYRQYSAVELAQTRDFEDVWHLLAHGDLPDAPRRASFTERTGALRRLPDDVRAALPAIAAATGLSGPLAGLRTALSLLGASLGFRPVYDIDAERRRDDGLAAAAAVPTLLTALYRIGQGLEPVEPREDLGYAANYLYMLTGSEPDVRRARAVEQYLISTIDHGFNASTFTARVIASTGADIAACLVGAVGALSGPLHGGAPSRALDTLDAIGTPDRIDGWIRERVLAGDRIMGFGHPVYRTEDPRSRMLRGIAQEFGGPLVDFAVEVEHRVEAILAELKPGRELHTNVEFYAGVVMELCGLPREMFTPTFAAARVVGWSANILEQAEDSKIIRPAARYVGPVPPVTVPMPG from the coding sequence ATGCCGATCAACCGAACCGCGTCCACCTCTGTCGACGTGCCGCGAGGACTCGCGGGCGTCGTCGTCACCGACACCGAACTGGGTGACGTCAGAGGGCTGGAGGGCTTCTACCACTACCGCCAGTACTCGGCCGTCGAACTCGCGCAGACCCGCGACTTCGAGGACGTCTGGCACCTGCTGGCACACGGTGACCTGCCCGACGCGCCGCGCCGCGCCTCCTTCACGGAACGGACCGGAGCGCTGCGCCGGCTGCCGGACGACGTACGTGCCGCACTGCCCGCCATCGCCGCGGCGACCGGCCTCTCAGGTCCTCTCGCCGGCCTGCGTACCGCGTTGTCCCTGCTCGGCGCCTCGCTCGGGTTCCGGCCCGTCTACGACATCGATGCGGAGCGCCGTCGCGACGACGGCCTCGCCGCGGCCGCCGCCGTCCCGACACTGCTCACCGCCCTGTACCGGATCGGGCAGGGGCTGGAGCCGGTCGAACCGCGCGAGGACCTGGGTTACGCGGCCAACTACCTCTACATGCTGACGGGTTCGGAGCCGGATGTGCGCCGGGCCCGTGCGGTTGAGCAATACCTCATCTCAACCATTGATCACGGATTCAATGCATCAACGTTCACGGCGCGGGTGATCGCGTCGACGGGGGCGGATATCGCGGCGTGTCTGGTGGGTGCGGTCGGGGCGTTGTCCGGGCCCCTGCACGGGGGCGCTCCCAGCCGTGCGCTGGACACGCTCGACGCGATCGGTACGCCCGACCGCATCGACGGCTGGATCCGTGAACGCGTCCTCGCCGGCGACCGCATCATGGGCTTCGGGCACCCCGTCTACCGGACGGAGGACCCGCGTTCGCGGATGCTCCGAGGCATCGCCCAGGAGTTCGGCGGTCCACTCGTCGACTTCGCCGTCGAAGTGGAACACCGCGTGGAGGCGATCCTCGCCGAACTGAAGCCGGGCCGCGAACTCCATACCAACGTGGAGTTCTACGCGGGCGTGGTCATGGAACTCTGCGGGCTCCCCCGGGAGATGTTCACTCCCACGTTCGCCGCCGCCCGCGTCGTCGGCTGGAGCGCGAACATCCTGGAACAGGCGGAGGACTCGAAGATCATCCGCCCGGCGGCGCGCTACGTGGGGCCGGTTCCGCCGGTGACGGTGCCCATGCCGGGCTGA
- a CDS encoding citrate synthase, with translation MRDREAATPGHEGRRLSTKETAELLGVKPETVYAYVSRGQLGSRREQGGRGSTFDVKEVEALARRNRRENSGSSGGSGELSVRTRITLIEKDRYYFRGVDATELAAHHSYEEIAEWLWTGELRPGATFTAPEASVTAARHSVDALPEHSGPTDRLRVAAIAAAAADPLRFDLSENTVLGTGRTLIPTLVAALPPVRRDHRDEGPLARRLWARLTGRAPDAPSLRVLDAALGLLVDHDLAASTLAVRVAASARAHPYAAVSAGLGVLEGPLHGAASGLAHRLLLDVLDQGTAAPVVADELRAGRRVPGLGHRLYTGEDPRARALFALLEDVPGAAPAVAAAHDVVATTARHAPLHANVDLALAAFTVSSGMPASAGETIFAVARTAGWIAHTLEEYAERPLRMRPSGHYVGERPPQPLPSSL, from the coding sequence ATGAGGGATCGAGAAGCGGCAACGCCAGGGCACGAGGGCCGACGGCTCAGCACCAAGGAGACCGCCGAGCTGCTCGGCGTGAAGCCGGAGACCGTCTACGCCTACGTGAGCCGTGGACAGCTCGGCAGCCGGCGCGAGCAGGGAGGGCGCGGAAGCACCTTCGACGTCAAGGAGGTGGAGGCGCTCGCCCGGCGCAACAGGCGCGAGAACAGCGGCAGTTCGGGAGGTTCGGGTGAACTCTCCGTCCGCACGCGCATCACTTTGATCGAGAAGGACCGCTACTACTTCCGGGGCGTCGACGCGACGGAACTGGCGGCGCACCACTCCTACGAAGAGATCGCCGAATGGCTCTGGACCGGCGAACTGCGCCCAGGTGCCACGTTCACGGCCCCGGAGGCGTCGGTGACCGCCGCTCGGCACAGCGTCGACGCCTTGCCCGAGCACAGCGGTCCCACCGACCGCCTGCGCGTCGCCGCGATCGCCGCGGCGGCCGCCGATCCGCTCCGCTTCGACCTCTCCGAGAACACCGTCCTCGGCACCGGGCGAACCCTCATCCCCACCCTCGTAGCCGCTCTGCCCCCGGTCCGGCGCGACCACCGCGACGAGGGTCCGCTGGCCCGTCGGCTGTGGGCGAGGCTCACCGGGCGCGCACCCGACGCCCCGTCACTGCGGGTCCTGGACGCGGCACTCGGGCTGCTCGTGGACCACGACCTGGCCGCGTCGACGTTGGCGGTCCGGGTCGCCGCGTCGGCCCGGGCGCACCCCTACGCGGCTGTTTCGGCGGGGTTGGGCGTCCTCGAAGGGCCGCTGCACGGAGCGGCCAGCGGCCTCGCCCACCGGTTGCTTCTCGACGTACTCGACCAGGGCACCGCGGCCCCCGTCGTCGCGGACGAGCTGCGCGCCGGACGCCGCGTCCCCGGACTCGGCCACCGGCTCTACACAGGCGAGGATCCCCGCGCGCGTGCCTTGTTCGCCCTCCTGGAGGACGTACCAGGTGCGGCGCCGGCTGTGGCGGCGGCGCACGACGTCGTGGCCACCACCGCCCGGCACGCGCCCCTGCACGCCAACGTCGACCTCGCGCTGGCCGCCTTCACCGTCTCCTCCGGTATGCCGGCTTCCGCCGGAGAGACGATCTTCGCCGTCGCCCGCACGGCGGGCTGGATCGCGCACACCCTGGAGGAGTACGCGGAACGCCCGCTGAGGATGCGCCCGAGCGGCCACTACGTGGGCGAACGCCCACCACAGCCGCTCCCCAGCAGCCTCTAG
- a CDS encoding sucrase ferredoxin produces MSTCTSASRLLDEPLAGTAATARTWLLIEQPGPWGAKALTSSHLDPTLGRALEAAAQGTGVRIALIRRPGRHADCVTPAERRVYAAHTAPGNVWLHGATVCEPELLLDLDFAALGQGDPRSFDTALDARPHTDEPLALVCTNGKRDRCCALLGRPLAAELASSGVNGAWEVTHLGGHRFSPTVLVLPHGYAYGRAEAHAVKEILQGVREGRVVTEGCRGNSAWERPGQAAELAVRNATGEHAAGALTVVRTDGSAPRWEITVAHVDGRLWRVVVAQGTSLPPRPDSCGSALGSPARMDVVAVRQLDETAVPVAC; encoded by the coding sequence GTGAGTACGTGCACAAGCGCGTCGCGGCTCCTCGACGAGCCCTTGGCGGGAACCGCGGCCACCGCGAGGACATGGCTGCTGATCGAGCAGCCCGGGCCCTGGGGCGCCAAAGCGCTCACTTCGAGCCACTTGGACCCCACGCTCGGCCGCGCTCTCGAGGCGGCCGCGCAGGGCACGGGCGTGCGGATCGCGCTCATCCGTCGCCCCGGACGCCACGCGGACTGCGTTACGCCCGCCGAGCGGCGCGTCTACGCGGCCCACACAGCCCCGGGCAACGTCTGGCTGCACGGCGCGACGGTGTGCGAGCCCGAGCTGCTCCTCGACCTCGACTTCGCCGCACTCGGCCAGGGCGACCCGCGGTCCTTCGACACGGCCCTCGACGCCCGGCCCCACACGGACGAACCGCTCGCCCTCGTCTGCACCAACGGAAAGCGTGACCGCTGCTGTGCCCTGCTCGGCCGGCCTCTCGCGGCCGAACTCGCCTCTTCCGGGGTGAACGGCGCGTGGGAGGTCACTCATCTGGGCGGTCATCGCTTCTCCCCGACGGTGCTCGTGCTGCCCCACGGTTACGCGTACGGCCGTGCCGAGGCCCATGCCGTCAAGGAGATCCTCCAGGGCGTCCGGGAGGGCCGCGTCGTCACCGAGGGCTGCCGTGGGAACTCCGCCTGGGAGCGGCCCGGCCAGGCGGCCGAACTGGCCGTGCGAAACGCGACGGGAGAGCACGCCGCCGGTGCTCTGACCGTGGTCCGGACCGATGGAAGCGCTCCGCGCTGGGAGATCACCGTCGCCCACGTCGACGGCAGGCTGTGGAGGGTCGTCGTCGCTCAGGGAACCTCACTGCCGCCCCGCCCGGACAGCTGCGGCTCGGCGCTGGGTTCCCCGGCCCGGATGGACGTGGTGGCGGTGCGGCAGCTGGACGAGACGGCTGTCCCCGTGGCCTGCTGA
- a CDS encoding sensor histidine kinase — protein MRPTPPARRLRFGMPRRVFSQVLLMQIVIAAGVAVLATGLFLAPLSAQLDDQAMQRALAIAQTTAVQPQIAEDLRSTSPSTAGPVQAEAERIRKASDAEYVVVMDTRGIRWSHTDPKEIGRQVSTDPRKALEGRDVMEIDTGTLGRSARGKVPLRDADDRIIGAVSVGIRYDSVRARLIDAIPGLFAYAGGAMAVGALAAYLISRRVQRQTRDLAFSDIAALLAEREAMLHGIREGVVALDRGGHVRLLNDEAQRLLGVGAEAIGQPLDDALGSGRTTDVLAGRVTGTDLLTVRGQRVLVANRMPTDDGGAVATLRDRTELEQLGRELDSTRGLIDALRAQDHEHANRMHTLLGLLELEMYDDAVEFVGEVVGDHRVTAEQVTEKVHDPLLAALLVGKATVAAERGVALWVSDRTMLPDRLVDPRGLVTVVGNLVDNALDAVAGTPHARVEVELRSVERTAVLRVQDTGPGIPAERRELIFTDGWSTKKPPAHGKRGIGLSLVRRFAERQGGSAEVADAEGGGAEFTVVLPEALTEAPAETPGDAGHAHPARVAVESTEEARENGYSEEESR, from the coding sequence ATGAGGCCCACTCCCCCCGCACGACGACTGCGGTTCGGCATGCCGCGGCGGGTGTTCTCGCAGGTCCTGCTGATGCAGATCGTGATCGCGGCGGGAGTCGCCGTTCTCGCCACCGGCCTGTTCCTGGCGCCGCTCAGCGCGCAGCTGGACGACCAGGCCATGCAGCGCGCCCTCGCGATCGCCCAGACCACAGCGGTGCAGCCGCAGATCGCCGAGGACCTCAGGAGCACGAGTCCTTCCACGGCCGGACCCGTGCAGGCCGAGGCGGAGCGGATACGGAAGGCCAGTGACGCCGAGTACGTCGTGGTGATGGACACGCGGGGCATCCGCTGGTCGCACACCGACCCGAAGGAGATCGGGCGACAGGTCTCGACGGACCCGCGCAAGGCCCTGGAGGGCCGCGACGTCATGGAGATCGACACCGGAACCCTCGGCCGCTCCGCGCGCGGAAAGGTCCCGTTGCGCGACGCCGACGACAGGATCATCGGCGCGGTCTCGGTGGGCATCCGGTACGACAGCGTGCGGGCCCGGTTGATCGACGCGATCCCGGGGTTGTTCGCGTACGCGGGCGGAGCCATGGCCGTCGGCGCGCTGGCCGCGTATCTGATCTCCCGCAGAGTGCAGCGGCAGACCCGTGACCTGGCCTTCTCCGACATCGCGGCACTGCTGGCGGAGCGCGAGGCGATGCTGCACGGCATCCGGGAGGGCGTGGTGGCCCTGGACCGCGGCGGTCACGTACGTCTCCTGAACGACGAGGCGCAGCGTCTGCTGGGGGTCGGTGCCGAGGCCATCGGGCAGCCGCTGGACGACGCGCTCGGGTCCGGTCGTACGACCGACGTGCTGGCCGGGCGGGTCACCGGTACCGATCTGCTCACCGTCCGCGGACAGCGTGTGCTGGTCGCCAACCGGATGCCCACCGACGACGGCGGTGCGGTCGCCACGTTGCGCGACCGCACCGAGCTGGAGCAGTTGGGCCGCGAGCTGGACTCCACCCGCGGCCTCATCGATGCTCTGCGGGCGCAGGATCACGAGCACGCCAACCGCATGCACACGCTTCTGGGGCTGCTCGAACTGGAGATGTACGACGACGCCGTGGAGTTCGTCGGTGAGGTGGTGGGAGACCACCGGGTCACCGCGGAACAGGTCACCGAGAAGGTCCACGATCCGCTCCTCGCCGCCCTTCTGGTGGGCAAGGCGACGGTGGCCGCCGAACGCGGCGTGGCGTTGTGGGTCTCGGACCGGACGATGCTCCCGGACCGGCTGGTCGACCCGCGTGGGCTCGTCACCGTCGTGGGGAACCTCGTCGACAACGCGCTGGACGCCGTCGCGGGCACACCGCACGCACGCGTGGAGGTCGAGTTGCGGTCGGTGGAGCGCACCGCCGTGCTGCGGGTCCAGGACACCGGACCCGGCATCCCGGCGGAGCGGCGGGAGTTGATCTTCACGGACGGGTGGAGCACGAAGAAGCCCCCGGCCCACGGCAAGCGAGGAATCGGTCTCTCCCTGGTGCGCCGGTTCGCCGAACGCCAGGGCGGCAGCGCGGAGGTGGCGGACGCGGAGGGCGGGGGTGCCGAGTTCACCGTCGTGCTGCCCGAGGCGCTCACGGAGGCGCCGGCGGAGACGCCCGGAGACGCGGGGCACGCCCATCCCGCGCGCGTGGCCGTCGAGAGCACGGAAGAGGCGCGGGAAAACGGATACTCCGAGGAGGAGTCGCGATGA